The nucleotide window AGATCACCCTGTGCATATTTGCATGTATGTATCAAGTGTGGGGGTCAACATCCTATCAACAATTGTCAATCAAAAAACATCAGCACACAAGGGGAAGGTTTTAGTAATTTTCGTGGACAGGGAAATTACAGATTTTCAAGGGGTCAGTACCAAAACACAAGAGGAAGAGGGGGGTCTCAATTCAGAGGTCAAAGGGGAACTTTCTAAAGTATGGAAGCTTGGGACCACCCCtatagatataaacaatttaGAATCATTGTTACACAGTtatcctaaaaaaaaatatagctttAGAGCTTTTGCAAGGATTTAGATTTGGATTCAGATTAGGGTACAAAGGGCCAAGAATAGGGAGTGAATCAGATAATCTTACATCAGTCAAAAAACACCCTGAGAAagcaaaagaaaaaatagataatGAAGTAGAAAAAGGAAGGATAGGGGGACCATATTCAAATAAaccaatatcaaatttaaaaatatcgcCAATAGGCATTGTACCAAAAAAAGAGGGAATGTGGCgattaattacacatctatctTTTCCAGAAAATAACGGTGTTAATCACTACATAGATCCCCAAGAATGTACAGTAGCTTATACATCTTTAGATCAGGTTTTAGAAACAGTAGCTAGGTTGGGAACAGGAACATTGCTGGCTAAGATGGATATAAAATCTGCATTTAGACTAATGATAATCCATCCTGGTGATTTTGATTTGCTAGGTTTCAAATTTCAAGGTAAATATTACATTGACAAATGTTTACCAATGGGTTGTGCAATGTCATGTAATctgtttgaaaagttttcaacatttttacacTGGCAACTACAGAAACAGACAGGTATTGACACGATTTATCATTATCTGGATGATTTCTTATTTATTGGAAGAGTAGGTACTCAAGAATGTTCACATTTAATGGAAGAGTTTCAGAATTTGTGCAGTTTGGTGGGTGTACCGTTAGCAAATGAAAAAACAGTAGGGCCATCTACAAGCATTATATTTTTAGGTTTAGAAATAAATACGGTTGATATGGTTGTAAAAATTCCTCTAGAAAAGGTAAAACAGTTGAAATCTATGCTAAATATGGCCCTTATTAAAAAGTCATTACAGTTACAAGAAGTACAAAGCATAGTTGGAAGCttaaattttttcagcaaagGTGTGCCAAATGCAAGAGCATTCAACAGAAGGTTTTATGATGCTACTTGTGGGGTGACAAAAGCTCATCATCATATCAAAATCACAAATGAGTTTAGGGAAGATGTTAAAACTTGGTTACTTTTTTTTAGAACAGTTCAATGGTGTTAGACTCTTGCATGAGAGTGATTGGCTGAGTaacgaaaatatgaaattgtttacAGATAGTACAGGCAATCCAGATTTGGGATGTGGGGCATACTGGGAAGGTAGATGGGTTTTCTGGCCTTGGCCAACAAAATGGGATTTaggtatttttaaagaaatgtcattTTTGGAGCTGGTGCCCATTGTATTAGCTATTTACATATGGGGCGAAATGCTCTTTAAGAACAAGAGGatcataatgtacattgacaaCAATGCACTGGTGTCAATTATtaacaaacaaacatcaaaatcaaaaagaaTCATGTTTTTGATAAGAAAGTTGGTCCTTATACTGTTAAAAAACAACATAGTATTCAAGGCAAAACATATAGCAGGTACACAAAATAGTATCGCAAATGCACTGTCAcgtaaacagtttaaaacatttcagGAATTGGCTCCACAAGCAAACAAGATACCAGAAAAAATACCAGTAGAATTTCAGCAGTTGATGTTAGAAATGAAGTAAACAACTTGTTACATCTAGCAACAGCCCCAAATACTCAGGAAACATACAACCAGGGACTAAGATGCTTTGAGGAATTCCAGGATTCCCTAAACCTTAGCAAAATATGGCCCCCTACGTTAGAGCAAATAGTtctatttataggttatatgtCAGCAAAACATCTCTCAGTGGCAACAGCTAGAACTTACATTTCAGCTATTTCTTACAaactaaaaattcaaaacaatagGGATGAAACTCAAAGCTTTCTGGTTAAGAAACTCTTAGAAGGATTCAGAAGAAAGGTCAAGAAAAATGATGCCAGACTGCcaattacatcaaatatattaaatcaaataCTACAAAGTTTGCACTTGGTTTGTACAAACTACTATGAATGCAAACTGTTTCAAGCCGCCTACACTTTAGCATTTTTTGGTTTCTTTAGAGTTGGAGAAATGACAGTAAAAAACCAAAAAGATCTGGGACATGCAATTGAATATGAAGACATAACAATGTTtacagaagaaaataaaatccaaataaaaTTAAAGCATTCCAAAGTGGATCAAATAGGGGAAGGAGAAACAATTACTATTCAGAATAGCCAATTTGGGTCTCAAATACAACCAATTAAGATTATTCAAGAATATCTAGCAATACGACCTTCAGTGCAGGGGAAGTTGTTCTGTCATTTTAGTGGACAACCATTAACTAGATACCAATTTACGGcagttttaaataaagttttgtcgATAATAGGGTTAGAAGGTAAAAAATACAAGTCTCATTCATTTAGAATTGGGGCAGCAACCAGTGCAGCAATGTTTGGTATGTCAGAGGAAGAAATCTGTAAAGCAGGAAGATGGAAATCTAAAgcatacaaaatttatgttaGGATGTAATCATAATATAAATGTAGGTGTAACCCTTAAGACTGTCATATGTTTAAGTATATATGAAAATGGTTTCaagtcatataattatataatcttGTCATGTCTCTATATATACACTTTCAGAACAACAGGTATGGGTAGTGGGCTCATCAATAGTCAAAAGAGCATTTTTAGCAGCTAGAATCAGACCAGATGGAGTTAACTTGGGACTAATGGATAGATTAAATGTGTCTATTTGGTGGCAAGGAAAAGGGGGTATGGGCTGGTATGAAATGTACAACAAGATCAAAACATTGCTGAAAGTTGCTGACCCTCCTGATTACATTATTCTACATTGTGGTGGTAATAATATTGGGTACACACCAATCAAACAGcttatacaagatatgaaaggtaCAATTGACAAAATTTGGAAACTTTTACCCAATACAAAGCTTGTATGGTCACAAATATTGCCTAGAAAGAACTGGTATTCATCAGATAGCatagaaaaaatgaataattctgCAAAAAGAATCAACAGTTCAGTGGCGGCTTATATAGTAAGGAATGGGGGATGTTATATCAAGTATTTGGATATCAAACTTGTAAACACAAATCTTTTTGAGGCAGATGGGGTCCATATATCAAATATAGGCAATGAAATTTTTCTCAACAACATTAGTGCAGGGTTAGAACAATTTATAACGAATGGATGGCAAGTGTATCCAAAGTTATACTAGAATTTGGACGGGGTATTTTGTGGCAAGGTCTTGGCTCCAGGAACTAGCCGCTTCCCCCCCTTGGTGGCGGTGGCTTCAATGGTTAATATTGTAACCATTTCCGCCATGTGGAAGAATGCGCGTCTGGTTCCTGTGATTGGACATTGAatgatttgattggacaatattgtatgtattgaattatttggtgacaatttggtcacatatatatatgatacactttGATTGCCGCTCACCGGAATCATAGTCATatggttttttgtttaattgaaaattgacattttaatgaTTGATGTTTGGGGGTGATTGCAAATCGTCTCATTGCCGTCAACCGGAATGAGAAGATCTGCGAAATTTGTTgcttgattttatgatataacattAGGCAATGATGTGTTTTTGGCCTGTACCATTTGGGTGTCAATACACAGGTGTAATTTACatggtaaaattttaatgtaaaactttaaaattttactcattGCCTAGTTGCCAAGACCAACAACAGCCAcaatggggaggggggtgttgttataaaatacaataagtgcaaaaaataaacttgtatataggTAAACATAATGTTATGTCTTTATTTCCATCCCAGGACAAGGTCAGCttacaagtacaatgtacactacaaactgctatcattttgaagttttgcaAGGCTGGTCTATAATAATAAGATTTATAGAATTAACtataaatccatttattttagccagacttaaatatattttatttctgaggATTTTTTCGGAAACACTATTCCGGAATCCTACCGGAAATAAGTTGGCAAATAGAATAGCATTTCCTTTTATGACGAGGCAATTTCGGGAGAACGGTGAGATAACAGTCGAGACAACATTTTAATTTCCCTTCCCACCCATCCCAAAAAGTTGTAAGAATATGTACTGcggaaaatgttttcaatttttcaggTGAGCTCGATTCTTGGATATAGTTCTGGTTATGGGAAAAGAAACAAATACAATGGAGTGTGTTTGAAAAGACTGTCTTGGCAACTTGGGGCCAGATAAAGTACATTTTTGATTACGGAACACAAGAAGAATGCGCGTCTGGTTCCTGTGATTGGACATTGAatgatttgattggacaatattgtatgtattgaattatttggtgacaatttggtcacatatatatatgatacactttGATTGCCGCTCACCGGAATCATAGTCATatggttttttgtttaattgaaaattgacattttaatgaTTGATGTTTGGGGGTGATTGCAAATCGTCTCATTGCCGTCAACCGGAATGAGAAGATCTGCGAAATTTGTTgcttgattttatgatataacattAGGCAATGATGTGTTTTTGGCCTGTACCATTTGGGTGTCAATACACAGGTGTAATTTACatggtaaaattttaatgtaaaactttaaaattttactcattGCCTAGTTGCCAAGACCAACAACAGCCAcaatggggaggggggtgttgttataaaatacaataagtgcaaaaaataaacttgtatataggTAAACATAATGTTATGTCTTTATTTCCATCCCAGGACAAGGTCAGCttacaagtacaatgtacactacaaactgctatcattttgaagttttgcaAGGCTGGTctataataatatatttttttaaagaaattttataaagaatttACTTTACGGTTATTTCTTGACACAATATAGTTTCACTCAATCAAATAGAAATTTAATCATATGtaaaagaacatttttgaatACACAGATTTAGGCAATTCTTGTTTGGAAAGATTGATGTAACTGTGGACACGATCAATCCAAAAGATTGACATAAACCCTGTGTCAATGTAGCGTTCTTCAATATTTACAActtaaaagaaattcaatttttattccTTTCCAAACAACCCAAATCTGTGTTATAAATCTCTGTTATAAATGTTtcaggaaacatctttaaatcTACGACAAAGTTTGCAATCACAAAAATGAGTGATGTAACATGTGACAGACACCCCCTACTACGTTCGCCTCGTCCATTGTTTTCTTGGAACTGATCCAACACGCGCACATGTCTCTACCAAAAATGAAAGCGAAGACCAGACAATATCGTAAAAACAGGATGTTTGTCACCTGgtcattcatttatttcatatttggcatgttTAGACAGACGTACCGTTTGAACACGGAAACATAAATTAAATTAGGATgattatttttcaaacaattaatttagattttgatACCCCACTGGTCTTTAAACAGTATTAAAACAATACTTGCTATAAATAGAacttaattttagaaaaattgGATATCTTTTTAACAGGCACATTTAAAGGaaagatatttttatattgaaaatacaaTCAAGAAAATTGGGTAGAATGATTTTATGTGAAGCCGATGACACGTCATCTCTGC belongs to Ostrea edulis chromosome 7, xbOstEdul1.1, whole genome shotgun sequence and includes:
- the LOC130048206 gene encoding uncharacterized protein LOC130048206 isoform X2 is translated as MPKEKSTRAKKKKGGDVMRKGRTNKNVEGPVEFQEQTTMETSTNNGFEGEMDVSPRDEPSGFRMENSRETIREQQVWVVGSSIVKRAFLAARIRPDGVNLGLMDRLNVSIWWQGKGGMGWYEMYNKIKTLLKVADPPDYIILHCGGNNIGYTPIKQLIQDMKGTIDKIWKLLPNTKLVWSQILPRKNWYSSDSIEKMNNSAKRINSSVAAYIVRNGGCYIKYLDIKLVNTNLFEADGVHISNIGNEIFLNNISAGLEQFITNGWQVYPKLY
- the LOC130048206 gene encoding uncharacterized protein LOC130048206 isoform X1, with protein sequence MPKEKSTRAKKKKGGDVMRKGRTNKNVEGPVEFQEQTTMETSTNNGFEGEMDVSPRDEPSGFRMENSRETIRGIGSTSKQDTRKNTSRISAVDVRNEVNNLLHLATAPNTQETYNQGLRCFEEFQDSLNLSKIWPPTLEQIVLFIGYMSAKHLSVATARTYISAISYKLKIQNNRDETQSFLVKKLLEGFRRKVKKNDARLPITSNILNQILQSLHLVCTNYYECKLFQAAYTLAFFGFFRVGEMTVKNQKDLGHAIEYEDITMFTEENKIQIKLKHSKVDQIGEGETITIQNSQFGSQIQPIKIIQEYLAIRPSVQGKLFCHFSGQPLTRYQFTAVLNKVLSIIGLEGKKYKSHSFRIGAATSAAMFGMSEEEICKAGRWKSKAYKIYVRM